In Pseudomonadota bacterium, a single window of DNA contains:
- a CDS encoding DinB family protein has product MQRVEQLCASLKTARRMTLGLLASLPPERWTWQGFPGQNHAAWIALHLAVADDWALVGMGRGEKRRLTAWDERVSGGPDADAARWPDRDEALVVLAEAHERYLAALHELTDADLIRPVEGALAEFAPEFGCLVDSHIWHEGFHGGQLSVVRKQLGLPPVWG; this is encoded by the coding sequence ATGCAACGCGTGGAACAGCTGTGCGCCTCGCTGAAGACGGCGCGTCGGATGACGCTCGGTCTTCTCGCAAGCCTCCCCCCGGAACGGTGGACCTGGCAGGGGTTCCCGGGGCAGAACCACGCTGCCTGGATTGCCCTTCACCTGGCCGTCGCAGACGACTGGGCGCTCGTGGGCATGGGGCGCGGCGAGAAGCGTCGGCTGACCGCCTGGGATGAGCGCGTCAGCGGTGGCCCCGATGCGGACGCGGCCCGCTGGCCCGATCGCGACGAGGCGCTGGTCGTTCTGGCCGAGGCGCACGAGCGCTACCTCGCGGCCCTTCACGAGCTCACCGACGCCGATCTCATCCGCCCCGTGGAGGGGGCGCTGGCCGAGTTCGCCCCTGAGTTCGGGTGTCTCGTCGACAGTCACATCTGGCACGAGGGCTTTCACGGAGGGCAGCTCTCGGTGGTGCGCAAGCAGCTCGGTCTGCCACCGGTCTGGGGCTGA